Genomic window (Oryza sativa Japonica Group chromosome 3, ASM3414082v1):
CCAAGGAAGGGCAGCTCTTGCCGAGCTGATCATCAAAGCCGTACGTGTGCAGTGCACGACCACGTTACCGTGGGAAATAAACGTCGCCTGAATAATTCTGGAAATCTATCAAGTTAAGATGTTTGGCATTTGTTGCTGCCGAGAACATCGACATGGGCTGTTGGCCTGTTGCTGTGATGAACTTCCCGTGGATTTGTAATTCTAAATATCTGTAATTCATATGTTGTCCTTGGTTTTTTTTACCCGTGGAAAATGCTTAACTGTTTCGTTTGGGAATAAcccattttattttgttttcttttgattaACTTGATCCTGTGACCCGAAGAATTATTTGACCTATATGGAAGTAGTTTAGTTGTACAATCTTTAAGATTTGTTTTCATTTATCACCCAGGCTATGTCGTGCCCCTCATGTTGCACAAGTTAATTAGAGCATCAACAACAAGCTACCTATATGATTTCCAAAACTAATTTTGAgggattttaatccaaaaatCAGCTCCAACAGATCCTCTACTCTCCTACCCGAGTTTTGGAGTTCCCTTCCCCCGGTTGCTCGCTCCGTTTATATGCGGGCGCGAAAGTCGCTCCCAATCACGCAATCCTGCCTCTCTCCTTCGTTCCCGCGCGTGGGAGATAGCGATCTTTCTGcgcgtgaaagaaaaaaaatagaattttctCTTGGTAGTTTAACAGAAGGGCCCACTTTTAAGTTTTAGGGATTGAATTTAGGCTATCTATTGGACGGAGGTGTTTTTTCACttcctattttcagtttaggaaacCAAAAacgaatttttaaaagaaaattatagataatctgttggtgatgctcttagtcAACTTGTATCATGAAATCCTCTGTTTCGTAACCGGTTTTCCTTATTGTCATGCATTAATTAGTGCATTACCACATGATCTAAAAGGAAAACGGCTTATGGATAAAACAGTCAAACTAAACTCATGGAAAGGACACAATCAAAACTTCACTTTCATATGAAAGGGGCTGGCCAACATTTTATTACAAGGACGATAGGTAAACTGCGACTGTTACAACGGTAGAAAAACCACGATGCCGAACAAAACACGTAGTGACGACGTACTGGAGGCCGGGCCAGACAATCTGCGACAAATTAATCGACACGGCGCGCAAATGGCAAAGGCGCAAGTAAAGTAACAGTAGGAAGCATACGTGACAACCCCTTGGAACTCATGCAGCTCGATCGTCGATATGCCCATGTTTAGTTGTTGTAGTTCTCGACTTGCTCGTTGCGGTAGTGCTGCTGGCCCTGGCCCTGGCCCTGCTGGTGCTGGTAGTTGTTGCCGGCGGACGgcgattgctgctgctgctgctgctgggcgttgccggcgtgcgcggcggacggcgggcgCTGCAGGCTCTTGACGTACTCCCACGACTCGCGGCTGGAGATGTTGTTCCACCACCTGCTCACGTTCTTGCGCGCCTCGAACATGCGGCGGGAGCGCGGGTCGGAGGCGAGGCGGTCGGCGTTGGGGAGGTGGGACAGGTCGGCGATGGTGAACTTGTCGCCGGCCAGGTacgccgcctcctccagccGCTGCTCGTAGATGTCCAGCAGCTTCTCCAGGTCCTTCTTGCTCTTCTCGAACACCTTccgcatctcctcctccttctgctgctgcttgttgccgttggcgccgctcgccgccgtcttcccgTCCGTCGCGCCGGCCACCACGCGCTTGCTCGACGCGTTCGCCACCTGGACCTCCCTGCCATTGCTGTTGCCGTAGCCGTTGCCGTTCCCGTTCCCGTTGTCGTTCTGCTTGGGCATGTTGGGCGGCAGGAAGGCGAGGCTGTAGACCATCTCGGCGCTGGGCACGTCGAAGCTCTGCGCCTCCGTCTGCAGCCACTGCTCGATGGACGCGCGCTCCAGCGCGCCCGTGCCGATCAGGTCCGGGTTTCCCTGCCTCGCGTACTTGTGCGCTATGTGGCGAAGGATCCCCCTCGACTCTGCACGCATGTACGCATTCCACACCATTATTTACAGTCGTTCAAGTGTCAATCCGTACTACAAATCTCAATGCTAATTACCGGACAGGGTGAGGTTGTCATCTTCGAACGTGAGCGCCTCGCCGAGCGGCTGCACAATTTTCCCCAGACGTGTCAGTCCGAGAATTGCACAACGACAATGTGGTATGCAGAGCATGAGTATACCTGAAGCTTGAGATATTGGGGCATGCGCTGCGTGCCGCGGTACGCGTCGACACGGACGAGCTGGAACTCGACGTCCTTCTCGAAGAGGCACATGAGCACGCGGGCAACCTCCGCCGAGGTGGGTGACCCGAAAACCTTcacgctcgccggcgccatttCAGTTGCAGTGGGCGGCTAGTGACTCTACTGCAACTGTTGGTTGGGATTTGAGAAGGAAGTATTATGCAGATGGTGGTGTGTTCCTGCCGTTTGGAGGATAGCTTGGGTGTGCTTATATACATGCCAAAGTGGGGAGCATAACACGCTTTGCTTGCCAAGAGGTAAATCTAAAGACAAAAATCAAAGGGGGGAAAAGAGCTAAAGAGCAAAGCGCTGGATGCCAAAGGGAAAGACAAGGCTCATCTCTGCTGCCAAGGTTGTCTTGTGCATCATATCATCATCACACCCGCAAGCAACCAGGCGATGATGTTCATTAGAAAACATCATAATTTGTGTGCTTTAACAAGATCTAGTCGAAAATAGCAAGGTCTGAGAAGATTTCAGggtgaaaaaaaggaaagggaaaGATTCTGTTTCGCCTTGATTTGTTCAAGATCTGCTTACCAAAGGAAGTTTCAGATTATTCTACTACTATATGTCAAGTGCAAATATCTTCAGAAAGAAAGTATAGTGCAAAATAACTCCTAGTAATTCTACTACTCATGTGCTAAGGTAATTAAGTTGTTGCAAATATCTTGAGAGAGTGAACATACTACAGCAGACGAAATATATCAGATTAAAAGAGTCTCCAGatcattttttaaagaaaagaagaaTCTCCAGAACAAAAACATAACATGACAACGTGACACCCTGATACATCAAACAAATCTCGTTTAATAAAGAAGTAGGAGGGAAAAGAGTTCAACAAAACATGGAACATTCCCCTCAATCTCAAATAATTATACACTAAGCTGATATCATCAAGCTTTAATAAAGGgtatccttttcttctttttttttattctctgTTCTTCTGAAAAGAAATACAGGGATTCATGAATTTAACTCTTCAACTCTTGTTACTGTCATATGCTAAGGGTTGCAATACCGCCTCGcaacaagtttaatagtatagccaactactagctctaaattatctatagttaatctaatagctagttcatacaatagttacctgtAAACACAATTAATATATGATTCCACCtattatatacacatatatcttggagttcgtgctgcagctggctacaaatctatagcccgttGGTGCTCTCTCACATCCTTTATCTCCTCGAAATGTATTTATAGTtgacttatagtctgctattgtacttgtTCTCAGTTTTTTTAACACCTAATGTATAGTGTTAAACTCAAATAATAAactcatctcaaaatataaaaacatgggagcattcgtagtattaggataAGTCTACTAGGTTACTGTATTCTACGATAATGGAGGTAGCAAAAAAAGAATCTTTACATGTTTTTGAGGTTGGTGACAATCTCAATAATTGTGAGGCGATTTACAACAACACCCTTCCCAACAGGCCAACACACGAATATTTGGCCCCACTACATCGTCTAAGCTTTAATCATTAGCATATCTGTTGTCTTAAATTAGAGACCAccttatatacacatatacacataGACACGTTAAGAATGTGCTGTCTTTTGCCTTTAACCGTATTACACATTAAAAAAGGTATTGAGGCGCTAGGCTCAAAACGTAAATATCAGGGTTGTTTGGTTGACACCCTCAATTTACCACAAAAGTTTTGACAAAATATGGCAAACCACATATTATGTGgtaattttgtgaaaaaaatatatgataagtGGGCCTAATTTCTTAAAAAAGTGAAGTGTAACATAGTTGTAGCAACAATCAAATACTAGGCTAACTTATCAAAAGTGGATAACACAAATGTGGTAAAGTGTGGCTATCAACTAAACAATCCCTAATTTATCGCATttaatttgaaattttagtgtaaaCATTTTATTTGACCTAAAAAGTAACACCCGATTTACAGCGTAGTTTGTTCATGTTAAGGAGTACTACTCCTTTTTAACTTACGAGCCGATGCGAGGGTAGAGTTTCAGTTCATCATATTAACAATGCCTTTTTCTAGTTGACATGCAGATTAATTAATTCACATGAAAATGTCCATGAACTCGGGACTGAGTCCAGTTTTCACGCCATAACGAAAAATCGGTTATCTTTTCACCCGCCTCTGTCTAACTACACACAACAAGACACGGTGAAACTATTTGGTTGTCATAAGCACTTTATGAAAGTTTTTACAATGTGAACGGTTCGCACTTAAATGGGTTTTAACATTGTTGAAACTTACTTTTCAAGTCCGTCAAAAACCACCCATCCAAAGTGTAGTTATTTATTTTGGAGGATCTTAATTTAAAAACGAGTAAAATGAATGGAATATCATCCAACTTATTAGGTGTGTCGGAGTCATACAGATCACTCTACTTTAAAAATACACATTTGAGTCACTAATCTAACTATCCATACAAGCATATGTGCATATGTTGTAGGTATGTCACGTAGGGTTGAAAAAAGGCAGTGTATCGTATGCACGCACACAGCAAGGTAGATGCACTCATGCACACACCCATCCGGAGCCTTTGGATCAACATCCTGCGGCCAAGACCCCGAGTGTGGTATTTTTGCAattagccgcccgcctcctccactTATTTTTACGAAAGACCCCTCCACAACTCTCTTCTTCACTCACGCAAtccattttgcaaaaaaaaaagaaaaaaaaagaagagaaaactcATCCCATTCTGGATCTGGCACAACGGGCACAAAGCACGCGCATCATCGGGCTTCATCGGTGGAAAGGACGATTTCGAGCGGCGCCGTATTCGGACTTCGAAGGCGACGACTACAACGCAtcggcggagacgacgacctCAATCAGCGTGGCCGACGGAACAGTGACGGTGAGCCTTTGGAGCCAGAGATTTGGAGCGACGGCTCATCTTCAGAGGCTGTCGCTGCTCTCATCGTCGTAAAGTTTGTGAGGAGAGTGGAAACTGAGCTCGGTTGGTGCCTGGTGAAGATTGGAGCTGGATgtttgtcacgccccgaactagccccaaacggaactagcccgtgacgctccaaattaacctgttaatcgataccagtcctagGAAACAGTGCTAGTATCataggaagacagaatatcacagcaacagaggtctctttattacagagtaggagtacagtcatgttgggctgcggacagatctcgagctcacaactgcattacaaagggaaagcggaagccaagacttggaccaatcatcacaggcgcgacttgggaactagaccgaaaccctaaaactcatcgtagccgacttgctcctggaagaactcctcgtcagcgggatccacttcatcttcttcagcaactgggggggattatttatatagagcaagggtgagtacaggagtactcagcaagccatgggaattaagtgtttaatgcaggcttcaaaggaaaggctgttgtttttgcaactggttttatttaaactcctttttgaaacaactaagtgagtgcttctcaaacgacacggatgagacagtgtgtctcgtccggtcggagtatgtgcaacgTATCAGTCTTTGAATTGATTCAAGGTTAGCACctggccaacagctttcaaacggccacccgggcctggctgatcccatcagccgcagatttttcaaacatcgaacccattccacaacagtaatttcacaagcagtagtcaaacaaaactacgctaggaatcacctcacatccgcccatgaccgtgggcacggctgttcgaacagtttaataacctctgcagagggggtacactttacccacatgacattACTAGCCTTGGTCACCCAGCCTGTGCAGAATAGCCACGTCTGGTGACTTTGGGGCTTTCACgtcaaggcatttcgaaagccgacacagggttaccatatgccaacgagaggggtcccagaccaacaacaggttaggtcccagaccatactgtgccaggaagcccgggggttctccccaacaccaccccgttgaatcgacatgtctcttggcatcatggttcccccgattagctagttactcagccaggggtgtcccattccacccatgtggtcgcacttgccttatgttcggatgaaattccaaggaaacggtccttaagtgcaagagcaggaaaccgtactcccggtacgtcccccggtccgcgattttggaaattcattttagttcgcaagcaccgacccaggtgtcgggttttccaagtcttttgtaaaaccccaagttttacccatcattggatattttaaatttgaggggagGTGTTCCGATGCCCGTGCCCAAAGGCCcgtgcatcgaagcacaacagttgacaaaggaggtttaggtgttcaataattcaaggagggtaattgcagcaattaggattgcgaccggcaggctatctcgcaagccgcgGCCGATTTACTTGTGTTAAtcctattcatgcaatatttgcagaaaagaaatacttagttttaaattataggtgcaagatgatcaaaggtgacttgccttgctcgagatcttgagcttgatcctcgaaatcctcgcactgcgggtcttcgggcttcgaaactacacgcgaaacgggacaactcaacaaacggcgaaaataaagccctattgtTGACCTCTAAacgtgccattaaatagatctcgagatttgaggaattttgcaagttgaacggagtcaaacggacatacggttgagaagatattgaatttctaagattattggatttttggtctaaaggaaaaaggatttaattaaacccttttgaaaagaaaagaaagagggaggggaaacaGACTTCCCTCGGGTGGCTAGGGCACGacccgagagaaaggggcggtcggccgagcttaatgggccggccggcctgagaaggcggcccaaggcacgcgcaggaggagaggagagaggtagccggtgggccgggtccatctcgcgtggtcccgagtgggacccgcttgtcggcggctcggctcaccgtgagcgaggagCACGCaacgcggcgctagggtttggagcggggcgcggtgcacgcgcgcggctcgTGGTGggtgcggatgcggcggccccacacgcagcctcacggctcgcggtggactgCGCGCGCGAGCGGGGCAAAGGGGAGCGGCGGACCGGGGTCGGCTTGACCCGATCTTGGCCGAGcaggcgccgacgtggcgcctacgtggctgccacgcgggccggcgggaggttgaagaaggcGACGGCCGGAACGGACAGCTGACGGCAGCTGCGAACGGCGGGGCGAACCAcagcgatacaggcgaaagcgagcacaccgggtggttgcacgagacgaggggagacgagccaacggctcggattcgccggagggagttcgaaggcggcggattgcggcggcggcaaccggcggcgagaaaaGAGGGAAACGGCAACGACGCGACTAGGGTTCGATTCCTCCGgactagagcatctacgcggccaccGGAAGTCCGTTTCTAGCATCGGATTAGACGGAGACACTACGAGAGAGGCCGACGACGTGCgggcgctacggagcacgggcggcgacggcggcgagcacacagcgagcggcggcagcggtcgaggcggcaccagctagctacggggaggctataCGAGCTTCTACCGAAAGctaaggggaagaggaggaacgaggagggagaacggggaggaGGCACTACAGTGCGGGGTGaaggggcgcagtgacgatggccgacggcgcggggcgtgaTCGCTctggcctcgggccggggaagaggaaggagagggtgcgCCCGGAGTCCACGTCACGCgtcctcgctcgtgccggctcctccgacacgcgcgacgacgaacggcgacggcgaacagggcAGGGTGCGGCAATGGCGAGGGCGAAAATGGGGAAGATTGGTTTGGGGAGGGGCTCGGGTTTATAGGGcagcaatgtcggtttgggagggaGGAACTGACATTGGGCGGTCAAGCCAGCGAGCTGGctctccggctagcggccaaaacggcgacagggaggatgacgccggcggagggggggaagggggagaagaAAAGACAGAGGGAAAGGAGACTTGCCtcttgccactttgggaaaagaaggaaggagggagagggcgacgaggcagtgggaggaggagctctgcctccaacCCTTGGAAGCatgcgcggtggtggcggggccgggtagtgacgacggcgatgacggcgggggcggtTTGGAAGGGCGCGGCTAcagggcggcaggcgcgggttcaggcgcggcagggcacgcgcgctggctcgtGGGGTAGGGCGCGGCACAGGCGGCGCAGTGCCGCAGGGCGCGTGGCCGGACGGCGCAGGCACAGGCAGCAGgcggctgacgacggcggcgaccgcgcgggcgcgcgcgcgaggtaACGACGCGCGGAGAGTTTTCCGGGGATGGAGCGGGGAGGGAGAGCgggagaacgagagagagagggagagctcgGCTCGGCATCGGCTCACGCGCATGCGCACGCgcacgcggcgcgcgggcagagcgaggggagagctgagggagagagagaggaaatcaGCCCACCGAACctgagggagggaaaatagacttttgcggaggaatttgatttgggaaggatttggattcgggatttgaatttgacgatagatcggggattcgaGATCAGGGATTGGCATGGAGActtacaacaagcaaagaaacagatttcgcaattagggtttttttttagaatttaaattttcctgctaggcgccacgacggaacgggcgctacaatgtttttttttgtcaagatTGGATCGTATCCTTTTATGGGGTTCTATTGGTTTTTTTAGCTTGAGATTTATCATCTTTTGGGTTCGGCTACCTGTGTGCTTGTCTGAAATGAAGTCTGAATTGCCAGTCCACTTTTTTCGCAGAGAAATTTGTTCTTTTAGTTGTATTTGGTAGAGTTTCAGAACCAGTAAGTTGTGCTGCTCATCAATCATCAGTTCATCCTCAACTGATAGGTGAGAAGATATTTAGCCATTAGCTACATGCCAACTAGTTGAGAAAGTTTTTTTCCACTAAACTTGAACAGAATCTCTGCCACAGCGATACTCAAGAGTAGCAGCACTGCGGCAGCCTCTCCGGATGCGGCGTTGCTCCAGATTGCTGTCTCCGCCGGCGAACCGTCGATTGAGGTCGTCATCGATGGCCAGCATGTTATTTTCGCTGCCTACGAATACAAGCCGTTGCTAGAGATTTCTGTCTCCGCCGATGGTGGGAGTGCTTGTGCAAGATCCAGAATGAAATgggcgattttttttcttttcttcttcttcttcttcttcttcttctttttttttttttgcaaaatgaaCTGCATGAGTGAAGAAGAGAGTTGTGGAGGGGTCTTTCGTAAAAGTAagtggaggaggcgggcggctaatTGCAAAAATACCACACTCGAGGTCTTGGCCGCAGGATGTTGATCCAAAGGCTCAGGATGGGTGTGTGCATGAGTGCATCTACCTAGCTGTGTGCATACGATACGCTGccttgaaaaaaaatgcatatagaAATATGcagaaaacatatatttttcgaTTCACATAGCATTACTATGAGAGTTATCGTACCGGGGTAGCCCATCACAGTACTCGAAGTATAGATCTCTAGCGTGATACAAGCCCAGGCCCATGTAATCTGTTACTATAAATGGCGGCGAATAGGGAGATAAAAACCTATCCCACCAATCTTGACAGATGGCAGGTACCCAGAATTTAAGGGATATCGCATCCTCCTTGTCGCCGATCACCCTGCTGCTATATAAAGGGAATCGACAGCACCCCTTGGGGGTTACGCACTATCTTCATTCAACACTCATACATAGGTAATCCACCAAACAACTGGACTAGAGTATTACCTCATCCCGAGAGTCTAAACTAGTATAAATCACTATGTCACCATTTCTTTCTAGCATCTAGCGTACTCTATAAATTTTATTACCAGTCTTAGAAATCGACAGCTACCAATTAACAATACACGAAACTAGTGTAATCAAATCATTTCACTTGTACCTATTTTGACGAGTTCTAGTTCCCAGTCCTCTCTCACTTGGCATCAAACTCTAGCAGCTTTCATTGTTAGGTCTACGCATTTtcagaagtattttttttaattttaggtGGAATGCCAAATGTATGATATACTCACGTGGATAATTAGATGAGCACATGGCTCACTTAACTTATATTAGTGACTCAATGTGTATTTTGAAAGTAAAGTGATATATACATGATACACCTAAACAAGTTAAATAACCCTTCATGCATTTTactctttagaaaaaaaaagttttttttaagaacatgATGACAAAAATAAACTCAATGTAGTATGATGGGTTGGATTTTGATGCTATCATTTCCAAGACTATCCACATGCGCGTGGTTCTTATTGCATACTTCTTTCGTCCCatataaaacaaaaactaatatGAAATATGACATatttagtactatgaatctgaataGATTATTGTCCAGATTTGTATTACTGGAAATACCATATCATGTACTATGTttatttttatgggatggaggaagtagacaGCAGTACAATGGATCCCCCAAAGTATTATTGTGTATTGACCTAGGCGTTAGCTAGGTCAAACTACGTACTCAATTGTTGGCCCATGCTAGCTAGACTTGcagtaaaattagttttttcggAGGGCTACATATACTGCCTGCACATGAGCAAAAAAGGCTGGGACACATTTATATTTATTGAATCGAAAGACATGGCGTTGCAAAAGGAATACACTGAGAGGAGACCTCAAGAAGGCTTCATATTATTCTTAGCCGAAACGACAATTAACGTAGACGACAACCACATCACTGCATGAAGCCCGACGAATTAAAGCCGTGGACGAGACAAAGCAGAGCTCGCCGCAGAATGCAAGAGAGTTTTTGAGCTGCGCGTGCGCATATCACTCGAACGCGCCAGGGTGCTCGCTCTGCATCTTGACCACCTGCTTCCAGGAGGCGCGGTTGGAGATCTCCTCGTACCACCTCGCGACGTGCTTCTTGGAGGTGAAGAGCTTCTTGCCCCTCGGCGACCGCGCGTTGACGATGTAGTGGGAGTTCGGGAGGTGGGACAGGTCGGCCAGGGTgaactcgtcgccggcgaggtacTTGTTCTTCGCCAGGATCTCGTCGTACACGTTCAGCATCTGCTGCAGCTTCCGCTCGTTCTCCGCGATGCGGGCCTCGTCGGCCGGTATGTTGAGCTGCGGCGCGAACGCCAGGTGGAACACCAGCTCCGAGCTCGGCGCGTCGAAGCTCTGCGCCTCCGCCTGCAGCCACTGCTCGATCGACGCCCGCTCCAGCGACCCCGTCCCGTAGATCGTCCTGTTCCCGTCGTCTGGGAACTGAGTGCTCAGGTATCGGCATATCGCTCTTGAATCTATGCCACAAAACAACAAGAAGATTAAGAAACAAGAATCCATTTGTTAATAATTCAGGTGATTAAGAAAATTTAGAAAGCAGTAATTACCAACAAGAGTCTTGTCGCCATGCTTGAAAGTCACCTGCCCGGTCGGATCCTGCAAAAGAACATGGGAGGGGACAGAATGAAGCCAATGTACGTGCGTGATTGTTTCATTTCCAAGAGCCTAAAATTAACCGAATGGATTGAAATGGCATGATGATTTTATTTATACCCGTAGCTTGATGAACTCGGGGAGCTTGTGCTCCTTCTTGAAGGTGTCTATGCGGATGAGCTCGAACTCGAGGTTCTTCTCGAAGAGACAGGTCAGGACCCTCGCGACGTCGGTGGACGCCGGCTGGCCGAACACCTGCAATCCTGCCGCCATTGCTCAACTCTTCCCGGTGATTAAGCTAGCTAGTTTTCTTCCTCGGTGATCGAGCAATGTGCTTGTGGATTTGCAGGTGAAAGTGACTTAACCTGTGTGGCTCGCTGTGAGGAGGCAGAGACGCCGATGGGTATTTATAGGGATGGATTAGGTGCTTGCCTTGCTGCAGAGGATTACAGGACGGCGAGGAAAAGAGAAAGCTCAAAGATAAAGAAGAGCTAGCCCCTGATTCTTGCTTGGAGCAACTATCATCTCCGGCAAGGAAAAGAGACGATCCCCCATGTGTCTCGGCGTGATCTTTTATCAATAGGGTAACCGATACAAAAGAGGCTGCGTGCATTTGTCGGAATGAATATTGCAAAGAAACGAACAAGGTACACAAGGCATACTGGCAGGGGATGATGAACGGAGCAGGGGTTACGTACGCTACGGATTTAAGGTTGGATTCAGTAGGTACACTTAGCACGTTCTTTAGAGCTGTTTCATTCCGATTGtttttgagagagaaaaaaggtaaTGTCCAATCGAGTGTGATGTTAAACAGGACATTCTAGAACAATGGAATTTGATCCGTCCGAGAAAACAAGTATATCTTGAAGTACGAGAGTGCCTTTTGGTGCTACTGCTACCCGTGTATGACGACGTGGCTAGATGCAACGGCAATCACAGATTTAGCTTAGCATTCTAACCGATAAAGTTGCAAGGACAGTGTTGGGGTAGAACCGTAGAAGAGGGAACGAGTTCAATGACTTCAATCGGCTCGTCCACCACTTGCAAAGTTGTGGCTCACATACATCAGATCATATGAGCGATTTTGCTATGCATTTTTTGATCAAATTTCTCATCAAAATTTGTCAGATATAAAACCACGACACGAAATCAGGGtcattgtttggcttattcaCAGAAAAAAGACAAACGGtatatttacaaacaaaaaaaaatttatgaataaaatttttatatacgtgttctcagcgatctaaaagcaaaaactgaaaaataaactatgatgaaaaaactttCAAAATCAATACTAAATTTAatgttaaaaattcaaattttgactaacaagtataagcataagtaaAGATGAGGCCGGTCCTAAAACGGGTTGGCCTGGATAACCTGGACCCCTAcaaatcgggcgcccgatcgTGGGTGGGAAAAAATCgggacgtcagcgcccgatttacgtgcaaaactattttaaactgatttttctctt
Coding sequences:
- the LOC4331532 gene encoding glutathione S-transferase F11; the encoded protein is MAPASVKVFGSPTSAEVARVLMCLFEKDVEFQLVRVDAYRGTQRMPQYLKLQPLGEALTFEDDNLTLSESRGILRHIAHKYARQGNPDLIGTGALERASIEQWLQTEAQSFDVPSAEMVYSLAFLPPNMPKQNDNGNGNGNGYGNSNGREVQVANASSKRVVAGATDGKTAASGANGNKQQQKEEEMRKVFEKSKKDLEKLLDIYEQRLEEAAYLAGDKFTIADLSHLPNADRLASDPRSRRMFEARKNVSRWWNNISSRESWEYVKSLQRPPSAAHAGNAQQQQQQQSPSAGNNYQHQQGQGQGQQHYRNEQVENYNN
- the LOC4331533 gene encoding glutathione S-transferase F11 translates to MAAGLQVFGQPASTDVARVLTCLFEKNLEFELIRIDTFKKEHKLPEFIKLRDPTGQVTFKHGDKTLVDSRAICRYLSTQFPDDGNRTIYGTGSLERASIEQWLQAEAQSFDAPSSELVFHLAFAPQLNIPADEARIAENERKLQQMLNVYDEILAKNKYLAGDEFTLADLSHLPNSHYIVNARSPRGKKLFTSKKHVARWYEEISNRASWKQVVKMQSEHPGAFE